From a region of the Cucumis sativus cultivar 9930 chromosome 6, Cucumber_9930_V3, whole genome shotgun sequence genome:
- the LOC101218468 gene encoding translin-associated protein X, which yields MFNTTGFHKAALMASKPKPQLLHTIAETAVQSSVKRARILSTQSSMKDAFAKYAEYLNNLNDKRERVVKASRDITMNSKKVIFQVHRISKQNKEEVLEKAEKDLGHVATWHISRLVKELQGTDFWKLRRAYSPGVQEYVEAATLCKFCKTGTLLSLDEINAGLLPLSDPSLEPLQISNLDYLLGLADLTGELMRLAIGRISDGELEYAEKICRFVRDIYRELTLLVPHMDDTSDMKMKMDTMLQSLMKIENACFSVHVRGSEYMPLLGSNDPGSFLSGVPDIEL from the exons ATGTTCAATACTACGGGATTTCACAAGGCCGCCCTCATGGCTTCCAAACCCAAACCCCAGTTACTCCACACAA TTGCAGAGACAGCAGTGCAGAGCTCAGTGAAAAGGGCGAGGATATTATCCACCCAATCCTCCATGAAAGACGCCTTCGCTAAATATGCTGAATACCTCAATAACCTT AATGATAAGCGAGAAAGAGTGGTGAAAGCAAGCCGTGATATTACAATGAACAGCAAAAAGGTCATTTTTCAAGTACACAG AATCAGTAAACAGAACAAAGAGGAAGTTCTGGAAAAGGCGGAGAAGGACTTGGGGCATGTGGCAACTTGGCATATATCTCGACTTGTAAAAGAACTACAGGGAACTGATTTCTGGAAGCTAAGGCGAGCATACTCACCAGGG GTGCAAGAGTATGTTGAAGCTGCAACGTTATGTAAATTCTGCAAAACAGGAACCCTTCTGAGCCTTGATGAGATAAATGCTGGATTGTTACCCCTCTCTGATCCTTCGCTTGAGCCTTTACAAATTAGCAATCTTGACTACCTCTTGGGG CTTGCAGATTTGACGGGAGAATTGATGCGGCTGGCAATTGGTCGAATATCAGACGGTGAACTTGAGTATGCTGAGAAGATATGCCGATTTGTTCGTGACATTTACCGTGAGCTCACTCTTTTAGTCCCACATATGGATGATACTTCAgatatgaaaatgaagatggaTACCATGCTTCAAAGTTTGATGAAGATAGAAAATG CTTGCTTCAGTGTTCATGTTCGAGGATCAGAATACATGCCACTACTTGGGTCAAACGATCCAGGTTCATTCTTATCAGGGGTTCCCGATATCGAGCTTTAA